From the genome of Pedobacter sp. MC2016-14, one region includes:
- a CDS encoding YtxH domain-containing protein, whose product MDYKKVLSNCVTRDSDSSKAVVALLAGLAVGAVLGVLFAPKSGEETRSLITDKATDLKDSLKDKYQNTKDQVLAKTDELVDQVKSKASDLKDGFNNYKEEAINAVKGASDDANDAVQNA is encoded by the coding sequence ATGGATTATAAAAAAGTATTATCAAACTGCGTAACAAGAGATTCGGATTCTTCTAAAGCTGTGGTAGCATTGTTGGCCGGCCTTGCTGTAGGTGCTGTTTTAGGCGTATTGTTTGCCCCTAAAAGCGGCGAAGAAACCAGAAGTTTAATCACAGATAAAGCTACCGATTTGAAGGATAGCCTAAAAGATAAATATCAAAATACAAAAGATCAGGTTCTTGCTAAAACAGATGAACTGGTAGATCAGGTAAAATCTAAGGCAAGCGATTTGAAAGACGGCTTTAATAATTACAAAGAGGAAGCCATTAATGCTGTAAAAGGTGCATCAGATGATGCAAATGATGCGGTACAGAATGCTTAA
- a CDS encoding queuosine precursor transporter produces MTLKTKESRLLLVLAAFFVSNAVLSEFMGVKLFSVEGTLGFKEFDINLFGVPHLSFVMSAGVLTWPLIFIMTDIINEYFGVKQVRFLSVLTSILIAYSFLVIWGAMGLTPAGFWVNQIINGAPINMNNAFSGIFGQGLWIIAGSIAAFIIGQFTDVFIFHWIKKMTGEKRLWLRATGSTLVSQFIDSFVVIFIAFYINPQYNYSWKMVAAIGLVNYTYKFVVAVLMTPILYLIHGVIDRYLGNDLSKKLTEMATRE; encoded by the coding sequence ATGACATTAAAGACTAAAGAAAGCAGATTGTTATTGGTGCTGGCTGCATTTTTTGTTTCAAATGCTGTCCTTTCTGAGTTTATGGGGGTAAAGCTATTTTCGGTGGAAGGTACATTGGGCTTTAAAGAATTTGACATTAACCTTTTTGGCGTACCTCATTTATCTTTTGTGATGTCGGCAGGTGTATTAACCTGGCCATTAATTTTCATCATGACTGATATTATTAACGAATATTTTGGCGTAAAGCAGGTTAGGTTTTTATCCGTTTTAACGTCCATTTTAATTGCCTATTCTTTTCTGGTTATTTGGGGGGCAATGGGGCTAACTCCCGCAGGCTTTTGGGTCAATCAAATTATAAACGGTGCGCCGATCAATATGAACAATGCTTTTTCCGGCATTTTTGGACAGGGCTTGTGGATAATAGCGGGCTCAATTGCCGCGTTTATCATCGGACAGTTTACCGACGTTTTTATTTTTCACTGGATTAAGAAAATGACGGGCGAAAAAAGATTATGGCTAAGAGCCACCGGATCCACGCTGGTCTCTCAGTTCATTGACAGTTTTGTGGTTATATTTATTGCTTTTTACATCAACCCGCAATACAATTACAGCTGGAAAATGGTTGCGGCAATAGGTTTGGTAAATTATACCTATAAATTTGTAGTCGCCGTGTTGATGACGCCTATTCTCTACCTGATTCACGGTGTCATTGATCGTTACTTAGGAAATGACCTATCGAAAAAACTCACTGAGATGGCTACGAGGGAATAA
- a CDS encoding S1 RNA-binding domain-containing protein, with amino-acid sequence MISIGEYNDLRIINKTDNGLILTDGDKEALLPYTLVPANTEIGANISVFVYTHKDGSLLATTKRPLACVGDFAFLTVVDETEDGVFMDLGIDKDVYVPQREQKRPMSKGDSHVVYVFLDDSNDRMVASSRLTNFVEEEDIDLEEGDEVSLLIVDRSDLGFNAIIDNKYIGLLYTNELFDELHPGEIRKGWIKKIRVEGKIDLSLQPMGYSHILDSKDIIYQELKDSKGIIALGDKSTPEDIYHRFKISKSAFKKTIGALYKERKITVSDHEIRIVIDHEAE; translated from the coding sequence ATGATATCTATTGGAGAATACAACGACCTCAGAATTATAAACAAGACAGATAACGGACTGATTTTAACAGATGGAGATAAAGAAGCCCTCCTGCCCTATACTTTGGTACCAGCCAATACAGAAATAGGTGCAAACATCAGTGTATTTGTGTACACGCATAAAGACGGCAGCTTATTGGCTACTACTAAAAGACCACTGGCCTGTGTGGGAGATTTTGCTTTCTTAACCGTAGTGGACGAAACTGAAGATGGTGTATTTATGGACCTGGGTATCGATAAGGATGTTTATGTTCCGCAAAGAGAACAGAAAAGACCAATGTCTAAAGGCGACAGCCATGTAGTATATGTTTTTTTAGATGACAGTAACGACCGCATGGTAGCTTCTTCCAGGCTAACCAACTTTGTTGAGGAAGAAGACATTGACCTTGAAGAAGGTGATGAGGTAAGTTTATTGATTGTAGACCGCTCTGATTTGGGCTTCAATGCCATTATTGACAACAAATACATTGGACTTTTGTACACCAATGAATTGTTTGACGAACTGCATCCCGGAGAGATTAGAAAAGGATGGATTAAAAAAATAAGGGTTGAAGGCAAAATTGACCTTAGCTTGCAACCGATGGGCTATAGCCATATATTAGACTCTAAGGACATTATTTACCAGGAACTAAAAGATAGTAAAGGTATAATTGCTTTGGGTGATAAAAGCACTCCGGAGGATATTTACCATAGATTTAAAATCAGCAAAAGTGCCTTTAAAAAAACGATTGGTGCTTTATATAAGGAAAGAAAAATTACCGTTTCTGATCATGAGATCAGGATTGTTATTGACCACGAAGCTGAATAA